Below is a genomic region from Pseudomonas svalbardensis.
ATTATTTTGAATATGCATAAACCCAAGTGGGATGGCAGTGACCAGCAATTGAGTCGCTTCAGTAAGATGATCAAAGATTACAAGGTGACTGCGGTGTTTGCCGGGCACTACCACTGGTTTAGTGGCCAATACTACAGCGCATCCAGCGAGTTTGGTGACGTGCCATTGTTCCTGAGTGGGGCCGCTTCCCAGCAAACGTATCTGATTGCGAGCTTCTCCAAGGAAAGGGACAAGTTGATGATCTACCGCGTGACGGGCAATAACTGGCCGAGTCGCAAGCTTGAGTCGACCATTGCGGTTCAGCGCTAAGTCGCACAGATCCTGAAACCAAAACGGCCCCGCCAATTCTCACTGGCGGGGCCGTTTTTTGTTGCATCAAGCGTTTGCCTTACTGGGCGTCCGCCACTGGCGCTTTCTCACCGTGAGAAAGGCTGTAGACGTAAGCGGCCAGCAGGTGAACCTTGTCGTTGCCTTGCAGCTGTTCTTGCGCAGGCATCTGGCCCTGACGGCCGTAACGGATGGTCTGCTGCAGTTGAGCGAAGCTCGAACCGTAGATGAACGCGCCCGGGTGAGTCAGGTCAGGTGCGCCCATTGCTGGAGTACCTTTGCCTGCCGGACCGTGGCACGCCACGCAGTTGGCAGCGAACAGTTTCTGCCCGGCAACCGGATCAGCCTTGGTGCCTTCCGGCAGCTTGCGGCCATCAAGGTTGGTCAGTACGAATGCGGCAACATCGCTGACGCCTTGCTCGCCGATCACTTCAGCCCAGGCCGGCATCACAGCGTGACGACCGCCCATGATGGTGGTTTTGATGGTTTCCGCTTCGCCGCCCCAGCGCCAGTCGGCGTCGGTCAGGTTAGGGAAGCCATAAGCGCCCTTGGCATC
It encodes:
- the ccoP gene encoding cytochrome-c oxidase, cbb3-type subunit III, translating into MTTFWSLYVTVLSLGTIFALTWLLLSTRKGQRSEATEETVGHSFDGIEEYDNPLPKWWFMLFVGTIIFALGYLVLYPGLGNWKGLLPGYNYLDNDKQTAFANGQSGWTGVHEWEKEMAKSDAKFGPIFAKFASMPIEEVAKDPQALKMGGRLFASNCSVCHGSDAKGAYGFPNLTDADWRWGGEAETIKTTIMGGRHAVMPAWAEVIGEQGVSDVAAFVLTNLDGRKLPEGTKADPVAGQKLFAANCVACHGPAGKGTPAMGAPDLTHPGAFIYGSSFAQLQQTIRYGRQGQMPAQEQLQGNDKVHLLAAYVYSLSHGEKAPVADAQ